One Pseudomonas rhizophila DNA window includes the following coding sequences:
- a CDS encoding AAA family ATPase, with amino-acid sequence MLIVFSGLPGTGKTTIANDLAATTGAMYLRIDTIEQAIRNSGALAQDVGRSGYMVANELARSNLRLGRTVIVDCVNPVLESRIAWSEIASQASVRLANIQVVCSDKDEHRRRVETRMVDVPGLTPPTWQSVLDHEYEPWDEASFCIDTALVSPVQAVSMIIDRFLSRE; translated from the coding sequence ATGCTCATCGTCTTCAGCGGCCTTCCCGGCACCGGAAAAACGACTATCGCCAATGATCTCGCCGCGACAACAGGCGCCATGTACCTGCGGATCGATACTATTGAGCAGGCGATTCGAAACTCGGGCGCTCTTGCGCAAGATGTAGGGCGCAGTGGTTACATGGTCGCCAATGAGCTTGCGCGGAGTAATCTTCGTTTGGGCCGCACGGTCATTGTTGATTGTGTCAATCCCGTCCTCGAAAGCCGGATCGCGTGGAGCGAAATCGCCTCACAGGCCAGTGTCCGATTAGCAAATATCCAAGTGGTCTGTTCCGATAAAGATGAACATCGACGCCGGGTCGAAACAAGGATGGTTGATGTTCCAGGGCTGACTCCACCAACCTGGCAATCGGTACTGGATCATGAATATGAGCCATGGGATGAAGCTTCGTTTTGCATAGACACAGCCTTGGTCTCTCCGGTGCAAGCGGTCTCGATGATCATCGACCGATTCCTGTCCCGTGAGTAA